The Mercurialis annua linkage group LG2, ddMerAnnu1.2, whole genome shotgun sequence genome contains a region encoding:
- the LOC126670260 gene encoding uncharacterized protein LOC126670260 isoform X2 produces MDKNVVATLYLNRASLFHKMGLLPECIRDCNRALKISPTYAKAWYRRGKANAALGNYKDAICDLNVANNVELSSSGKKQIENELMIIADRYKGTANRSVKNTENKFESFNDPHQIKILRVTTPDKGRGMASESDIPQASLVHSEKPYALIILKSCRETHCHYCLNELPVDTVPCMACSIPVYCSQLCQVQAGGETISYCRTNSVIDGSLPEDAKEHIAEVTVSSNSDLYAESFSEHKHECLGVHWPAVLPTDIVLAGRILAKSVSQRGSVDSNILQTVDLSHSYSHIDPEGKLELHVYAIVLLYCLQRSFVFDLPIDGVFLSQTIILVSQIRVNAMAVVQIKSIDAHCISENLVKSSHIGDAVTTSLEQVPVGQAIYTAGSLFNHSCQPNIHAYFISRTLFIRTTEFIAKGSPLELSYGPQVGQWDCEDRLKFLQEKYAFRCQCKGCSTLNLSDLVLNAFHCVNLNCDGVVLDSSMSDSDLNKIKSLTRVQDTHSSDPCLQVDDLAVVAPKLRDSSVQIQPGYCLNCGSYCDLETLGESQRKAWIYFKRLQDAISSKEILTTILSDASRALGVLRSILHAYNKHIAEAEDCLAQAFCLVEDFESAREHCKASIKILERLYGQNHIAIGYELVKLSTIQLSTGDASSVHSVEQLDAIFQRYFGSHADFIFPYLQSLREKLVT; encoded by the exons ATGGACAAAAATGTGGTTGCAACATTGTATCTGAATCGGGCTTCTCTGTTTCAT AAAATGGGACTTCTGCCGGAATGCATTAGAGATTGCAACCGTGCGCTGAAAATTTCTCCAACCTATGCAAAG GCTTGGTACAGGAGAGGCAAGGCAAATGCAGCTTTAGGCAACTATAAAGATGCAATTTGCGACTTAAATGTTGCTAATAATGTGGAGTTGTCATCCAGCGGAaagaaacaaatagaaaatGAACTGATGATAATTGCAGACCGATATAAGGGCACAGCCAATAGATCAGTTAAAAATACTGAGAATAAATTTGAGAGTTTCA ATGACCCACACCAAATAAAGATATTACGTGTCACCACACCAGACAAAGGAAGAGGCATGGCTTCAGAATCTGACATTCCTCAAGCTTCATTGGTTCATTCAGAAAAACCTTATGCATTG ATTATTTTGAAGAGTTGCCGAGAGACACACTGTCATTACTGCTTGAATGAATTGCCAGTAGACACAGTCCCCTGTATGGCATGCTCAATACCAGTTTACTGCTCCCAGCTTTGCCAAGTACAAGCTGGAGGAGAAACAATCAGTTACTGCAGAACTAACAGTGTAATTGATGGAAGTCTTCCTGAGGATGCTAAAGAGCATATTGCAGAGGTCACAGTGTCCAGTAATTCTGATCTATATGCTGAAAGCTTTTCTGAACATAAACATGAATGCCTAGGTGTGCACTGGCCTGCGGTATTGCCAACTGATATAGTTTTGGCTGGCCGTATACTAGCAAAATCTGTATCTCAAAGAGGTTCTGTTGATTCTAACATTCTTCAAACTGTG GATCTTTCTCACAGTTACTCACACATTGATCCAGAAGGCAAATTGGAATTGCACGTATATGCTATTGTATTGTTGTACTGTCTTCAACGCTCTTTTGTGTTTGACCTTCCAATAGATGGAGTCTTTTTATCACAg ACCATCATACTTGTATCTCAAATCAGAGTAAATGCTATGGCAGTTGTCCAAATAAAATCTATTGATGCTCATTGCATATCAGAGAACTTGGTGAAATCTTCTCATATTGGAGATGCTGTAACAACTAGTTTGGAGCAG GTTCCAGTGGGTCAAGCAATTTATACAGCTGGGAGTTTGTTCAACCATTCTTGCCAGCCAAACATCCATGCATATTTCATTTCTCGCACTCTCTTTATTCGCACAACAGAATTTATAGCCAAGGGCAGTCCTCTAGAGTTGTCCTATGGTCCTCAG GTTGGGCAATGGGACTGTGAAGACCGCCTTAAGTTTCTACAAGAGAAGTACGCATTTAGATGTCAATGCAAAGGCTGTTCGACACTAAATCTATCTGATCTGGTTCTGAATGCTTTTCATTGTGTCAATCTGAATTGTGATGGAGTAGTCTTGGATAGCAGCATGAGTGACtctgatttaaataaaatcaagagCTTAACCAGAGTTCAAGACACACACAGCTCAGACCCTTGTTTGCAG GTTGATGATTTAGCAGTCGTTGCACCTAAACTAAGAGATAGCTCTGTGCAAATTCAGCCTGGATATTGTTTAAATTGTGGTTCTTATTGCGATCTGGAAACTTTAGGGGAAAGCCAGAggaaagcttggatttatttcaaaag ATTGCAAGATGCAATATCTtcaaaagagattttgactactaTTCTTTCCGATGCTTCAAGAGCTCTTGGTGTTCTGAGGTCAATATTGCATGCGTATAACAAGCACATTGCAGAG GCTGAAGACTGTCTTGCACAAGCGTTTTGTCTGGTAGAAGACTTTGAATCTGCAAGAGAACATTGTAAAGCATCAATCAAG ATACTTGAACGGCTTTACGGGCAGAATCACATTGCCATCGGATATGAACTAGTTAAGCTTTCGACCATTCAGCTATCAACGGGAGATGCTTCTTCTGTGCACAGCGTAGAGCAGTTGGACGCGATATTTCAGCGGTATTTTGGATCACACGCAGACTTCATTTTTCCATATCTTCAATCACTGAGAGAGAAGCTTGTAACTTAA
- the LOC126670260 gene encoding uncharacterized protein LOC126670260 isoform X1 — MERLKLMIPDSIKQIITNSKTDDLTSSSSALLHFLIDLPLFHQMNSDLVDSEAALCAKNKNAAMELKLKANKCYVTGDYNLALSCYSQALRVAPADAFDMDKNVVATLYLNRASLFHKMGLLPECIRDCNRALKISPTYAKAWYRRGKANAALGNYKDAICDLNVANNVELSSSGKKQIENELMIIADRYKGTANRSVKNTENKFESFNDPHQIKILRVTTPDKGRGMASESDIPQASLVHSEKPYALIILKSCRETHCHYCLNELPVDTVPCMACSIPVYCSQLCQVQAGGETISYCRTNSVIDGSLPEDAKEHIAEVTVSSNSDLYAESFSEHKHECLGVHWPAVLPTDIVLAGRILAKSVSQRGSVDSNILQTVDLSHSYSHIDPEGKLELHVYAIVLLYCLQRSFVFDLPIDGVFLSQTIILVSQIRVNAMAVVQIKSIDAHCISENLVKSSHIGDAVTTSLEQVPVGQAIYTAGSLFNHSCQPNIHAYFISRTLFIRTTEFIAKGSPLELSYGPQVGQWDCEDRLKFLQEKYAFRCQCKGCSTLNLSDLVLNAFHCVNLNCDGVVLDSSMSDSDLNKIKSLTRVQDTHSSDPCLQVDDLAVVAPKLRDSSVQIQPGYCLNCGSYCDLETLGESQRKAWIYFKRLQDAISSKEILTTILSDASRALGVLRSILHAYNKHIAEAEDCLAQAFCLVEDFESAREHCKASIKILERLYGQNHIAIGYELVKLSTIQLSTGDASSVHSVEQLDAIFQRYFGSHADFIFPYLQSLREKLVT; from the exons ATGGAGAGACTCAAGCTAATGATTCCCGACAGTATTAAACAGATAATCACAAACAGCAAAACTGATGATCTTACATCATCATCGTCTGCTCTGCTCCATTTCCTCATAGATTTGCCACTCTTTCACCAg ATGAATAGTGATTTGGTGGATTCAGAGGCTGCACTCTGTGCTAAGAATAAGAATGCAGCTATGGAACTGAAGCTAAAAGCTAATAAATGCTATGTCACTGGAGATTATAATTTGGCTTTGTCTTGCTATTCACAG GCATTGCGTGTTGCTCCAGCAGATGCTTTTGACATGGACAAAAATGTGGTTGCAACATTGTATCTGAATCGGGCTTCTCTGTTTCAT AAAATGGGACTTCTGCCGGAATGCATTAGAGATTGCAACCGTGCGCTGAAAATTTCTCCAACCTATGCAAAG GCTTGGTACAGGAGAGGCAAGGCAAATGCAGCTTTAGGCAACTATAAAGATGCAATTTGCGACTTAAATGTTGCTAATAATGTGGAGTTGTCATCCAGCGGAaagaaacaaatagaaaatGAACTGATGATAATTGCAGACCGATATAAGGGCACAGCCAATAGATCAGTTAAAAATACTGAGAATAAATTTGAGAGTTTCA ATGACCCACACCAAATAAAGATATTACGTGTCACCACACCAGACAAAGGAAGAGGCATGGCTTCAGAATCTGACATTCCTCAAGCTTCATTGGTTCATTCAGAAAAACCTTATGCATTG ATTATTTTGAAGAGTTGCCGAGAGACACACTGTCATTACTGCTTGAATGAATTGCCAGTAGACACAGTCCCCTGTATGGCATGCTCAATACCAGTTTACTGCTCCCAGCTTTGCCAAGTACAAGCTGGAGGAGAAACAATCAGTTACTGCAGAACTAACAGTGTAATTGATGGAAGTCTTCCTGAGGATGCTAAAGAGCATATTGCAGAGGTCACAGTGTCCAGTAATTCTGATCTATATGCTGAAAGCTTTTCTGAACATAAACATGAATGCCTAGGTGTGCACTGGCCTGCGGTATTGCCAACTGATATAGTTTTGGCTGGCCGTATACTAGCAAAATCTGTATCTCAAAGAGGTTCTGTTGATTCTAACATTCTTCAAACTGTG GATCTTTCTCACAGTTACTCACACATTGATCCAGAAGGCAAATTGGAATTGCACGTATATGCTATTGTATTGTTGTACTGTCTTCAACGCTCTTTTGTGTTTGACCTTCCAATAGATGGAGTCTTTTTATCACAg ACCATCATACTTGTATCTCAAATCAGAGTAAATGCTATGGCAGTTGTCCAAATAAAATCTATTGATGCTCATTGCATATCAGAGAACTTGGTGAAATCTTCTCATATTGGAGATGCTGTAACAACTAGTTTGGAGCAG GTTCCAGTGGGTCAAGCAATTTATACAGCTGGGAGTTTGTTCAACCATTCTTGCCAGCCAAACATCCATGCATATTTCATTTCTCGCACTCTCTTTATTCGCACAACAGAATTTATAGCCAAGGGCAGTCCTCTAGAGTTGTCCTATGGTCCTCAG GTTGGGCAATGGGACTGTGAAGACCGCCTTAAGTTTCTACAAGAGAAGTACGCATTTAGATGTCAATGCAAAGGCTGTTCGACACTAAATCTATCTGATCTGGTTCTGAATGCTTTTCATTGTGTCAATCTGAATTGTGATGGAGTAGTCTTGGATAGCAGCATGAGTGACtctgatttaaataaaatcaagagCTTAACCAGAGTTCAAGACACACACAGCTCAGACCCTTGTTTGCAG GTTGATGATTTAGCAGTCGTTGCACCTAAACTAAGAGATAGCTCTGTGCAAATTCAGCCTGGATATTGTTTAAATTGTGGTTCTTATTGCGATCTGGAAACTTTAGGGGAAAGCCAGAggaaagcttggatttatttcaaaag ATTGCAAGATGCAATATCTtcaaaagagattttgactactaTTCTTTCCGATGCTTCAAGAGCTCTTGGTGTTCTGAGGTCAATATTGCATGCGTATAACAAGCACATTGCAGAG GCTGAAGACTGTCTTGCACAAGCGTTTTGTCTGGTAGAAGACTTTGAATCTGCAAGAGAACATTGTAAAGCATCAATCAAG ATACTTGAACGGCTTTACGGGCAGAATCACATTGCCATCGGATATGAACTAGTTAAGCTTTCGACCATTCAGCTATCAACGGGAGATGCTTCTTCTGTGCACAGCGTAGAGCAGTTGGACGCGATATTTCAGCGGTATTTTGGATCACACGCAGACTTCATTTTTCCATATCTTCAATCACTGAGAGAGAAGCTTGTAACTTAA
- the LOC126668607 gene encoding UDP-glycosyltransferase 87A1-like isoform X2 — protein sequence MAMEIPVSLKLSSPIFHIVAMPHAGQSHINAMINLCNILASKKPHNNNLLITFVLTEDRLSQFNNFISNTIRFESIPDVLPPESVRSTNFKVFFDAVLTKMEAPFEQLLDQLQPPATLIMADFVLKWMPDLGTRRNIPVVSFFSMSATFFSVLLYQNEHYPLDISENGDEIVDNIPGVSSFRRKDLPTLTVGDSSIFNEIMDAISSISRAQYLIFGTIYEFDPRVVDILRTRFSFPIYTIGPVIPYMNLQDHHNSSSSIATTSAIYDDETDYFTWLDRQPIDSVLYISFGSFLSVSGVQMQEFAAGLAQSGVKFLWVARKEVALLKESFHDNDKDSGLIVSWCDQLKVLCHPSVGGFWSHCGWNSVQEGAFAGLPFLTFPIAFDQHCNSKLIVEDWKTGLNLKKNVGADNLVGKEEIAKIVKEFMDLERDEGKQMRKRAKELQKICQLAIAKDGSLEINIKTFFDDISYQVI from the exons ATGGCAATGGAAATTCCTGTAAGCTTAAAATTATCAAGCCCCATTTTTCACATAGTGGCTATGCCTCATGCAGGCCAAAGCCATATCAACGCCATGATCAACCTCTGCAATATCTTAGCTTCCAAGAAACCTCACAATAATAATCTTCTCATTACTTTTGTTCTTACTGAAGATCGGCTATCtcagtttaataattttatctctAACACGATCCGTTTCGAATCAATCCCTGATGTTCTTCCGCCTGAATCAGTTCGATCTACGAATTTTAAAGTATTCTTTGatgcagttctgacaaaaatGGAGGCTCCTTTTGAGCAGCTTCTTGATCAGCTCCAGCCACCGGCGACTCTTATTATGGCGGATTTTGTATTGAAATGGATGCCTGATTTAGGAACTCGAAGGAATATTCCGGTAGTATCATTCTTTTCTATGTCTGCTACGTTCTTTTCTGTTCTTCTTTACCAAAATGAACACTACCCTCTCGATATTTCCG AAAATGGAGATGAAATTGTGGACAACATACCTGGAGTTTCTTCATTTCGTCGCAAGGATCTTCCAACTTTAACAGTCGGAGATTCGAGTATCTTCAACGAAATAATGGACGCAATCTCGTCCATTTCTCGAGCACAATACCTCATATTTGGTACAATCTATGAATTTGATCCTCGAGTTGTAGACATTTTAAGGACAAGATTCTCATTTCCCATCTACACCATTGGCCCTGTAATACCCTACATGAACCTCCAAGATCACCATAATTCTTCTTCCAGCATCGCAACTACTAGTGCAATCTACGATGATGAAACCGACTACTTCACATGGCTAGATCGCCAACCTATTGATTCCGTCTTGTACATTTCTTTCGGCAGTTTTCTTTCAGTTTCCGGTGTTCAAATGCAGGAGTTTGCAGCTGGTTTAGCTCAAAGTGGTGTGAAATTCTTATGGGTGGCACGCAAAGAAGTTGCACTGCTAAAAGAAAGTTTTCATGATAATGATAAAG ATAGCGGGTTGATAGTATCATGGTGTGATCAATTGAAAGTGCTTTGCCATCCTTCGGTTGGCGGATTCTGGTCGCATTGCGGTTGGAACTCTGTGCAAGAAGGTGCTTTTGCCGGCCTTCCGTTTCTTACTTTCCCGATTGCATTCGATCAACATTGTAATAGTAAGCTGATTGTGGAAGATTGGAAAACTGGTTTGAATTTGAAGAAAAATGTGGGAGCTGATAATTTGGTAGGGAAGGAGGAAATTGCTAAGATTGTGAAGGAGTTCATGGATTTGGAAAGAGATGAAGGAAAACAAATGAGGAAAAGAGCTAAAGAGCTACAAAAAATATGTCAACTTGCAATTGCAAAAGATGGATCTTTagaaattaatatcaaaacctTTTTTGATGACATTTCATACCAAGTTATCTAA
- the LOC126668607 gene encoding UDP-glycosyltransferase 87A1-like isoform X1 produces MAMEIPVSLKLSSPIFHIVAMPHAGQSHINAMINLCNILASKKPHNNNLLITFVLTEDRLSQFNNFISNTIRFESIPDVLPPESVRSTNFKVFFDAVLTKMEAPFEQLLDQLQPPATLIMADFVLKWMPDLGTRRNIPVVSFFSMSATFFSVLLYQNEHYPLDISENGDEIVDNIPGVSSFRRKDLPTLTVGDSSIFNEIMDAISSISRAQYLIFGTIYEFDPRVVDILRTRFSFPIYTIGPVIPYMNLQDHHNSSSSIATTSAIYDDETDYFTWLDRQPIDSVLYISFGSFLSVSGVQMQEFAAGLAQSGVKFLWVARKEVALLKESFHDNDKALDSGLIVSWCDQLKVLCHPSVGGFWSHCGWNSVQEGAFAGLPFLTFPIAFDQHCNSKLIVEDWKTGLNLKKNVGADNLVGKEEIAKIVKEFMDLERDEGKQMRKRAKELQKICQLAIAKDGSLEINIKTFFDDISYQVI; encoded by the exons ATGGCAATGGAAATTCCTGTAAGCTTAAAATTATCAAGCCCCATTTTTCACATAGTGGCTATGCCTCATGCAGGCCAAAGCCATATCAACGCCATGATCAACCTCTGCAATATCTTAGCTTCCAAGAAACCTCACAATAATAATCTTCTCATTACTTTTGTTCTTACTGAAGATCGGCTATCtcagtttaataattttatctctAACACGATCCGTTTCGAATCAATCCCTGATGTTCTTCCGCCTGAATCAGTTCGATCTACGAATTTTAAAGTATTCTTTGatgcagttctgacaaaaatGGAGGCTCCTTTTGAGCAGCTTCTTGATCAGCTCCAGCCACCGGCGACTCTTATTATGGCGGATTTTGTATTGAAATGGATGCCTGATTTAGGAACTCGAAGGAATATTCCGGTAGTATCATTCTTTTCTATGTCTGCTACGTTCTTTTCTGTTCTTCTTTACCAAAATGAACACTACCCTCTCGATATTTCCG AAAATGGAGATGAAATTGTGGACAACATACCTGGAGTTTCTTCATTTCGTCGCAAGGATCTTCCAACTTTAACAGTCGGAGATTCGAGTATCTTCAACGAAATAATGGACGCAATCTCGTCCATTTCTCGAGCACAATACCTCATATTTGGTACAATCTATGAATTTGATCCTCGAGTTGTAGACATTTTAAGGACAAGATTCTCATTTCCCATCTACACCATTGGCCCTGTAATACCCTACATGAACCTCCAAGATCACCATAATTCTTCTTCCAGCATCGCAACTACTAGTGCAATCTACGATGATGAAACCGACTACTTCACATGGCTAGATCGCCAACCTATTGATTCCGTCTTGTACATTTCTTTCGGCAGTTTTCTTTCAGTTTCCGGTGTTCAAATGCAGGAGTTTGCAGCTGGTTTAGCTCAAAGTGGTGTGAAATTCTTATGGGTGGCACGCAAAGAAGTTGCACTGCTAAAAGAAAGTTTTCATGATAATGATAAAG CGCTAGATAGCGGGTTGATAGTATCATGGTGTGATCAATTGAAAGTGCTTTGCCATCCTTCGGTTGGCGGATTCTGGTCGCATTGCGGTTGGAACTCTGTGCAAGAAGGTGCTTTTGCCGGCCTTCCGTTTCTTACTTTCCCGATTGCATTCGATCAACATTGTAATAGTAAGCTGATTGTGGAAGATTGGAAAACTGGTTTGAATTTGAAGAAAAATGTGGGAGCTGATAATTTGGTAGGGAAGGAGGAAATTGCTAAGATTGTGAAGGAGTTCATGGATTTGGAAAGAGATGAAGGAAAACAAATGAGGAAAAGAGCTAAAGAGCTACAAAAAATATGTCAACTTGCAATTGCAAAAGATGGATCTTTagaaattaatatcaaaacctTTTTTGATGACATTTCATACCAAGTTATCTAA
- the LOC126667889 gene encoding uncharacterized protein LOC126667889 isoform X1: MGDDMEDDCSYPQPVGRWCVFYYGVGHMLNDITSACWFTYLLLFLTQIGLSPKDAAVVMLSGQIADGFATIFAAELIDRFGHFKLWHGAGSVLVAISFSSVFGGCLPCKIFGTNTLTMETVSYSTFAAIFNVGWAATQVSHMSMVNCISLNSTSRVVMASCRNAFTMVANLSLYAIALVIFFFIKASTPADVKNQYRWIAYLSIFVGCCFVGIFHLGTKEPRLRLCVSGTSYTRIAWTYWFKKILYYQVGLVYVLTRLVQNVSQAYLAFYVINDLRMAQSAKALVPAVIYISSFILSVIMQEISWTGQRLKAYYSAGGILWMFCGASIVLLPSNMSGFMYIISIFIGIANALTAVTGVSMQSVLVGSDLDGCAFVCGSLSFLDKISCGLALYALQSFQTISPKVHDSISTEHISVTRCGLGLVPAFCSLVGVVVTYNMNLHTLHPKPLTEPLLE, encoded by the exons ATGGGTGATGATATGGAAGATGATTGTTCTTATCCCCAGCCTGTTGGAAGATGGTGTGTTTTTTATTATGGCGTCGGCCACATGCTCAACGACATCACTTCTGCCTGTTGGTTTACTTATCTCTTGCTGTTCTTAACTCAGATTGGACTTTCCCCAAA AGATGCCGCTGTCGTAATGCTTTCGGGTCAGATAGCTGATGGATTCGCAACCATTTTCGCTGCTGAACTG ATAGACAGGTTTGGACATTTCAAATTATGGCATGGTGCAGGATCTGTGTTGGTTGCCATATCATTTTCTTCTGTTTTTGGTGGTTGCTTACCATGTAAAATCTTCGGTACTAATACCTTAACAATGGAGACAGTTTCCTATAGCACCTTTGCTGCAATTTTCAATGTGGGTTGGGCTGCTACTCAAGTTTCACACAT gTCTATGGTGAATTGCATCTCCCTGAATTCTACAAGCAGGGTGGTGATGGCAAGCTGTCGAAATGCTTTTACAATG GTTGCCAATCTCAGTCTCTATGCTATTGCTTtagtaattttctttttcattaaaGCAAGCACACCTGCTGATGTCAAGAATCAG TACCGTTGGATTGCATACTTGTCGATTTTTGTTGGGTGCTGCTTTGTAGGAATATTTCATCTTGGAACCAAGGAGCCAAG GTTAAGGCTGTGTGTATCTGGAACTAGTTATACAAGGATAGCATGGACCTACTGGTTCAAGAAAATATTATACTATCAAGTTGGACTTGTATACGTTCTTACCAGACTTGTACAAAATGTTTCACAG GCATATCTCGCGTTCTATGTGATTAATGACTTGCGAATGGCCCAATCAGCCAAAGCTTTG GTGCCTGCAGTCATCTACATCAGCAGCTTTATATTATCTGTCATTATGCAG GAAATATCTTGGACTGGACAACGCCTGAAAGCCTATTATTCTGCTGGTGGCATTCTTTGGATGTTTTGTGGTGCAAGCATCGTTCTTTTACCTAGCAACATGAGTGGATTCATGTACATCATATCTATATTTATTGGGATAGCGAATGCTCTGACAGCG GTAACTGGAGTAAGCATGCAAAGCGTTCTAGTCGGGTCAGATCTTGATGGGTGTGCATTTGTTTGTGGATCACTAAGCTTTTTAGACAAAATTTCATGTGGGCTTGCTCTCTATGCTCTTCAGTCATTCCAAA CCATCTCACCGAAAGTCCACGATTCTATTTCCACGGAACATATCTCAGTCACAAGATGCGGTTTAGGCCTGGTTCCAGCTTTCTGTTCGCTTGTTGGTGTGGTTGTGACATACAACATGAACCTCCACACGTTGCATCCCAAGCCCTTGACGGAACCACTTCTGGAGTGA
- the LOC126667889 gene encoding uncharacterized protein LOC126667889 isoform X2 codes for MGDDMEDDCSYPQPVGRWCVFYYGVGHMLNDITSACWFTYLLLFLTQIGLSPKDAAVVMLSGQIADGFATIFAAELIDRFGHFKLWHGAGSVLVAISFSSVFGGCLPCKIFGTNTLTMETVSYSTFAAIFNVGWAATQVSHMSMVNCISLNSTSRVVMASCRNAFTMVANLSLYAIALVIFFFIKASTPADVKNQYRWIAYLSIFVGCCFVGIFHLGTKEPRLRLCVSGTSYTRIAWTYWFKKILYYQVGLVYVLTRLVQNVSQVPAVIYISSFILSVIMQEISWTGQRLKAYYSAGGILWMFCGASIVLLPSNMSGFMYIISIFIGIANALTAVTGVSMQSVLVGSDLDGCAFVCGSLSFLDKISCGLALYALQSFQTISPKVHDSISTEHISVTRCGLGLVPAFCSLVGVVVTYNMNLHTLHPKPLTEPLLE; via the exons ATGGGTGATGATATGGAAGATGATTGTTCTTATCCCCAGCCTGTTGGAAGATGGTGTGTTTTTTATTATGGCGTCGGCCACATGCTCAACGACATCACTTCTGCCTGTTGGTTTACTTATCTCTTGCTGTTCTTAACTCAGATTGGACTTTCCCCAAA AGATGCCGCTGTCGTAATGCTTTCGGGTCAGATAGCTGATGGATTCGCAACCATTTTCGCTGCTGAACTG ATAGACAGGTTTGGACATTTCAAATTATGGCATGGTGCAGGATCTGTGTTGGTTGCCATATCATTTTCTTCTGTTTTTGGTGGTTGCTTACCATGTAAAATCTTCGGTACTAATACCTTAACAATGGAGACAGTTTCCTATAGCACCTTTGCTGCAATTTTCAATGTGGGTTGGGCTGCTACTCAAGTTTCACACAT gTCTATGGTGAATTGCATCTCCCTGAATTCTACAAGCAGGGTGGTGATGGCAAGCTGTCGAAATGCTTTTACAATG GTTGCCAATCTCAGTCTCTATGCTATTGCTTtagtaattttctttttcattaaaGCAAGCACACCTGCTGATGTCAAGAATCAG TACCGTTGGATTGCATACTTGTCGATTTTTGTTGGGTGCTGCTTTGTAGGAATATTTCATCTTGGAACCAAGGAGCCAAG GTTAAGGCTGTGTGTATCTGGAACTAGTTATACAAGGATAGCATGGACCTACTGGTTCAAGAAAATATTATACTATCAAGTTGGACTTGTATACGTTCTTACCAGACTTGTACAAAATGTTTCACAG GTGCCTGCAGTCATCTACATCAGCAGCTTTATATTATCTGTCATTATGCAG GAAATATCTTGGACTGGACAACGCCTGAAAGCCTATTATTCTGCTGGTGGCATTCTTTGGATGTTTTGTGGTGCAAGCATCGTTCTTTTACCTAGCAACATGAGTGGATTCATGTACATCATATCTATATTTATTGGGATAGCGAATGCTCTGACAGCG GTAACTGGAGTAAGCATGCAAAGCGTTCTAGTCGGGTCAGATCTTGATGGGTGTGCATTTGTTTGTGGATCACTAAGCTTTTTAGACAAAATTTCATGTGGGCTTGCTCTCTATGCTCTTCAGTCATTCCAAA CCATCTCACCGAAAGTCCACGATTCTATTTCCACGGAACATATCTCAGTCACAAGATGCGGTTTAGGCCTGGTTCCAGCTTTCTGTTCGCTTGTTGGTGTGGTTGTGACATACAACATGAACCTCCACACGTTGCATCCCAAGCCCTTGACGGAACCACTTCTGGAGTGA